The following coding sequences lie in one Equus asinus isolate D_3611 breed Donkey chromosome 1, EquAss-T2T_v2, whole genome shotgun sequence genomic window:
- the GSTK1 gene encoding glutathione S-transferase kappa 1, with product MEALPRTVELFYDVLSPYSWLGFEILCRYKNIWNINLHLRPSLISGIMKDSGNKPPALLPRKAQYLARDIRLLRQHLQVPIQFPKDFFSVILEKGSLSAMRFLTAVNLEHPEVLEKVSRELWMRVWSRDEDITEPQSILAAAEKAGMSMAQAQGLLGKISTPQVKNQLKETTEAACKYGAFGLPITVVHLDGQTHMLFGSDRMELLAYLLGEKWMGPVPPAINARL from the exons ATGGAGGCCTTGCCGCGGACCGTGGAGCTCTTCTATGATGTGCTGTCCCCCTACTCCTGGCTGGGCTTCGAG ATCCTGTGCCGGTACAAGAACATCTGGAACATCAACCTGCACCTGCGCCCCAGCCTCATTTCAGGGATCATGAAAGACAGTG GAAACAAGCCGCCAGCTTTGCTTCCCCGCAAAGCCCAGTATTTGGCAAGAGACATTAGGCTCCTGAGACAACATCTCCAGGTTCCCATCCAGTTCCCCAAGGATTTCTTCTCTGTTATCCTTGAAAAAG GAAGTTTGTCAGCCATGCGATTCCTCACTGCTGTGAACTTGGAGCACCCTGAGGTGCTGGAGAAAGTGTCCAGGGAACTGTGGATGCGCGTCTGGTCTCGG GATGAAGACATCACGGAGCCTCAGAGCATCCTGGCT GCTGCAGAGAAGGCTGGCATGTCCATGGCGCAAGCCCAAGGACTTCTGGGAAAGATCTCAACACCACAGGTGAAGAACCAGCTCAAGGAGACCACTGAGGCAGCCTGCAAATATGGG GCCTTTGGTCTGCCCATCACCGTGGTCCACCTGGATGGCCAAACCCACATGCTGTTTGGCTCTGACCGGATGGAGTTGCTGGCATACTTGCTGG GAGAGAAGTGGATGGGCCCAGTGCCTCCAGCCATAAATGCCAGACTTTAA